The nucleotide sequence TGTTCATGTTTGAATATTTTTTGGTTGTTTGCACATAAAGGCAGCCATAATCAAATAAGTTAACCCACTTATTCTTGTATTAGTGTTGTGTGTGTTATCACTGTTTTCTTACCTTTAGATATTTGAAATATGTCTCTTGGTTGATATTAgaaagtatccttatttaaaggGTCAAGTTGCTTTTTCCTAATTGGttgcattaattttttttttttaattttagttttCCTCTAATGTGAGGGTGATGAAAGATGTTTGTCAAACTGCACTTTATGTGGCAAGAGTCAAGGGAAATAGTAACGTTGTCCATGCAATTGAGGTACATATGTAGTTTATTTCACACATGTCTTTGATGGATACATTTATTTCTCATTTTTTGATATGTCATCATCTTATGTTTGGTTTGTAATGCAATTATTGTAGAACCATCAATCATTTACCTTTTCCTAACAATACTTAACACAAATTAAAAAAAGTACTGTAactttgtattttttatttaatgaatttAGTGCTTATAAGTTCTAATATAATAGAATGTTTCAACATTCATCATTGGCTAACAAAGAGTCGATTTAAGGGTAACAAAATTCCATTTTGTTTGGAATTGTTACTATCGTCTGATAACTTTTATGTATAATTATTGTTAAGTGAATATTGGTAACCGGGATGATGAGATAAATATCGGTTTGGTGGCCATATATTATATTTGGTATATGGTAAAGGTAACCTGTATTTATTAAAAAGACTACCATGTTATGTTACCATAGTTCGACGGTTAGTTGACTCCTATAAGAATCAAACAGATGGCTGAAAATGTGTAAATGGAAATCATCAAGACATCAGATATAGATCACTGAGGCACCCGTACATTGTAAAACTACTATTTCTTGAAACTTTGTTTTTCTTACTGTAGTAGTAGTTACATTGGGAATTAATAAAAGGAGGGGGGACTAATTTGTTTTGACTAATCTTTTGTGCCGTCCAAAAAAAAGACTAATCTTTTGTACGCAAAAGTGATGTAGCTTTGAATTCTTAAATGTAATGCAATTTATTTTTtcttaattaatattatatttttatgtcTTATACAacttaaattgttcaacccgtgtatcACACGGTTATGCCAAACAACATAGATGGACTATTACACAAAGTAACCTTTGCAGGAGGCTTTTTCACTATGCCTATTATATATTGCAACGAATGTTCTTGCTCAAGTTTGAAGCTTAAACTTTAAAGCTTTTTTGACCTTCTTTTAATcaattttgaaatttgaacttTGACGCTTTTATATCTATTTGAGTTGAACAAGTTACACATCTCTACTAACTAAAGGATTAAGAAATATAACGTAATTTGTGGTGGAGAAAAAGGAAAGAGGATACTTTAGAGATTAAAAGTgttatttatatacttttattttttttaaattaaattttcctacccgaaaagtttccgggttataacctagtaagaTATATAAGTAGCTTCAGTTTGTTTTTTCCtgccttttttgtattaaaagatGCATAAAGTTTGGAATTTTGATGTATAGAATGTATACATATAAAATGCATACACTTCTTGATTGAcatgcttgggtgtcttaattagggttttctagtggttaatttataaattactattattctttttatttctagaataatgattttaaatttatgggcattacaactattacccccttaaaagaaatttcgtcctcgaaatttttcaaacaagaatataacctattgcataggtaacagaaacgaaacttttatagcagagttactaacttatataaccagaatctcctaaccacacatatgtatctgaaattcataactaaggtcatgactatacttgtcaattaccttatatatgtgccctaatggtccttttataacgtatcttaataaaatatcttaCCGTACGAAAAGTTAATAGAGACTTACAGATACTTAGAGTGGCTATTAGTACTGACATTTTCTACATAGATATGCTTAGTCATAGCTAAAATATATCCACATAAGGTAAAGCATAAATGACCGTAAACAgaaacaaatgaacatatatcAAAGAGCAAGATTTACCGTTACTTGACTAAAATTCTATTGCGAGAATAGATTAGGGTATAGAGGAACGAATTGATTCTTCCCTATTTCTCTTCTTTATTATCCCCACTTCGGTGATATCCTTAAATTTCATGTACATGATCGACTTCCGAATTCGATCATTAACTGCCCACTTGCATTTTTCTGCCTGGACTTCTGCTGATCCGGCAACATCTCCTACAATACTAGCCAACCTTGAAAATCGAGTAATGAACTCAGAGGCTGGTTCATCACTCCCCTGTCGAATCATTGCATACTCCCTGATATAAGCTTCTTTATCAGCGGTCGAAAAATACTTGCCGTAAAAGATATTACGAAAGTCGACCCATGAAAGATTAGCGTCAAAATCATCCCCTCCTTTAACTTGCTTATATCCttcccaccaagtttgtgcgtcatcttcaaatttgtaggtagccagtctaactttgtattgctccggaactccaagaactccgaagatcttttcaacatgagctatccagtttcttgcttcgactggattagtagcgtgactaaaggatttcggcttttgtttttggaatttactaatccATATGTCTATACTATAAGTAATATTGTTCGTGGTATTCTCACGAGTTTCACCACCAGAGGTTGGATTAGTGTTAGTGCGTTCTGGATGACGAGTTTGTTGAATAACGGCCTCAGCTGTTTGAGCAACGAGGTTTGGAAGCAACCCAGCAACAGCCTGGTTGATAGCATTAATTATGTTTGGATCAACTGGAGTCTCATTCGAAGAAGTGTTGTTACGttcatggttagtacgagtattcctacgtggcggacgacgaggaggcatctataagaatagacataggagttaaaccaaataagagatcaagttgaatcctatcatagatatctacccattcctcacaggtcttaattactatcttcaagttttctacaggaaagaacctttgctctgataccatagctgtaacaccccaacccggaagggctgacgtgtcacaataacggtaacataaacaaaagtcataattccatttatttatttgataaggatacaaccacacgaccataaaaattaagattattatacaagcggagacagttgtcttaattaactaacatcttcagatttattcctaggctttattcttctctcttttcccctcccaaagtaacctgtggacctgtatatacaaaaagtttacggaatgagccgaatgctcagtacggaattttaggctcaaataacagataatgctttatatgaaatcttatccggatggaactttatgcgaaaatgatacgatgcaagaacataatttcataatcatatcttacggatgtacccatgagcaaacttaaaacgtgacaatacacaggtagctactcctgcataattatcacatgagatggcgaattggcatacccgttatccacctccttatacttaaatcctaggatcgatccatacgcctcctaatagccttatgtaccacacttgtacttaagagacgccgtgaactgatctctccgtcacggatggagcacatgatgtcgatgccgcaacaacatgctcgtgggacactccacgagaagcgatactcagggtatcagagtaaaaatggtcttattcacataacttataaaacttattttcataacaaaacggaacatatattggaacatgcgataatgagtataacataatactatcgcatgacatgaaagctaaatcaaatgattaggataggagtcgaacggactgtcaaatgaatcgataatcaaagacgtgaggagtttttaatagatatagtaatttagtggttttataacaatttgaatatgaagcaataaagagtggggtaaggatccgtaccttaataactccaaagtgaagctaccttgtgctaatattttagatttatatgggcagagtttagattactgattaatcttttaacctaatttaaataacatgcacacaaactaggttagtaacttaatacagcatttacgataactcacgagatcaaattctcacaacgaacgacaaagtgcgatacttaaacatccatcgaattaacgacgaacgacaaagtacgatacttaaactcattcatcgaattaacgacgaacgacaaagtataaccctaatgtgggcggcacttaaacatccattggatatattgatcagtcggaaaatgaatcgtaatagcgatcgagttattaccctgattgtggcagcacttcgtgaattagtgtgtgttgtggactgatttaactataactcgacgtacacagaacttatgagcgtcgtttcaacttcccagatcaagtcccaatgtcctctatttatactaatttttgggacatgcctacctacctgcttgacatgcctacctacctgcttgattgacatgcctacctacctgcttgattgacatgcctacctacctgcttgacatgcctacctacctgcttgacatgcctacctacctgcttgattgacatgcctacctacctgcttgacatgcctacttacctgcttgacatgcctacctacttgcttgattgacatgcctacctacctgcttgattgacatgcctacctacttgcttgattgacatgcctacctacttgcttgattgacatgcttgggtgtcttaattagggttttctagtggttaatttataaattactattattctttttatttctagaataatgattttaaatttatgggcattacactGATGATTTAAAGTAGCGctttatcaagcaagttgaggatcaagtatatgaggatagggttactcttcaagagttgaagaggtGTCTTGATGGACTGCATTTGGCCTGTCCACGAGAGACCAGGTTTCTAGAAACCTGATGGcgatgccttcaacttccgttcgtgACCTTTGTGTTGTCGGTAATATAGGGTGCGatgatagagacgtggagttcatggcgatgctcaaagatatacatcgagaggttcagtactcgatggagttgaagctacagtttcttaattcttgctgttagattcttaaatttcttggtgttattgttagattttaaagtttcaTTGATCAGTACTCGATGTAATTGTTGATCTTTTAATGTCATAAATAAATTTTTTTCCTTTTAAAATTTGTGgagcattttatttttactaattttagcatgcataagtattattatatattttttaatatcaTCTGAGTATTGCAAATCGATATTGATGTAGATGTGAAATTGTCtctgagtttgatttagatttaGATTATGTAGATGTGAAAAGTCATCCATTTATTTTCTGTTCTCATAAGTTCTGTTTAGTTTAACGACTGTTGACTTGCCactgttgccaacatctgttgtTGCCCAACAGAGCATCCCAGCATCTGTGACCAACGAAGTGGTAGAAACATGTGTTTGCCATGTAGAGTATTGGTTGGTGTTTAAATGAAGaggtttttttaattattttttcaaTGCCAGAGTTttgaaattttattatttttttattatttggtaagtcaacagtTTTTTGAAGAACTTCCTCCTCTCAATTACAAATACTCAACATCTGCTACTCTAAATGTCTGTCAAAGGTAAAGTCTGCCCGAAGAGAACATCTGTTTGAAGTGATCCTCTGCTGATGAAGACAAAGtctgaagaaagtttgaagaagcaaaggtctgctatgggtcaacagatctTAAAGAACAACAAATGAAATTCAATAGATGGTGCTCAACAGAGGTTTTCAATGTAATAGTGATTAGGCTAATAGCAGATGTAGGGAGTTTGTTACGCTATTACATGTTTTGCATTAAAAGCTAttgtttttaaatataactttacATGCTTATATTAAATGTACACTTTTTTTCCTGCTATATTGTTTAATCTACAGTGAATTGAAATCTGACCTTTGGGCTGTAAGATATTTCACTATGTAATATcattgatttagattatgttgatgttgaattaaAAACGTGTACAAATTTTTGGTAAGTCAacagttttttgaagaatttcCTCCTTTCAATTACAAATACTCAACATCTGCTACTCTAAATGTCTGTCAAAGGTAAAGTCTGTCCAGAACATCTGTTTGATGTGATCCTGTGCTGATGAATACAAAGtctgaagaaagtttgaagaagcaaaggtctgctatgggccAACAGATGTTaaagaacaacagatgatattcaatagATGCTGCTCAACAGAGGTTTTCAATGTAATAGTGATTAGGCTAATAGCAGATGTAGGGAGTTTGTTAGGCTATTAGATGTAATTGCAATCTTTATAAAAGCATCATGATGAAAGCATTCTTCTCATTGTGTCTGAGTTTAATTTAGATTATGTGGATGTTGAATTGTGCCTGAACAGATGTTTCGTAATTCAACAGATGTGAAAATTTTAAAAGGCAATTGTTGAAGTTTTGAAATGCGTTTTATGGTAAATGATCATTTATAGTGTTTAAAATTAAAATGCATCttatggtaaatgaagaggttaattgtaattatgataACCTGTTTTTTTACggtttaaaatttgtcctttgggtttcttgatatttaattttatagttttcccatgaaaacttatttttgaaatgttttccaTTAGAAGCCGAACCATCGTCGCATCATATTCTTTAACAGTTAGTTAGTCTCACCATCTACTCAATCATTACCGccttcattgggtatataaaataaatttatttGCCTTACAATGGGAAACTGCTTTCATCATTACCGCCTTCATCCATCTACTCAATCATCTTCAAAgtttttttgtttatcaatatcATTACAATCTCTTAGGCTTTCAAACACCCATTTGTTCACCGCGAAATCAGACACAAAGCGAACCATCGTCACATCATATTCTTTAACAGTAAGTTAGTCTCACTTGACATCTGTTAAAATGTCTCTTTTTATGACTCTCTtgagattttataataaaattatGAATCGTAAAGTTAATCATGAATATTGATTAAAATTTTACTTCCATAACAATGCATTTAATCTAATCCGAAGATTCTTTGTTTTAACTATCATTGTAGTTACTCTGTTCATCAAAATTATGATCGgttttgttatattttttattgcAGAACATAAAGATCATAAAATGGAGAACATTGGGTTTCAAATGATCGTTGATGAAATTTTCACAAGGCTCCCTGCAAAAGCTATTGGTCGTTTCAAATGTGTTTCCAAAAATTTTCATAGGGAATTATCAAGTCATGCATTTGAGATGATGCATTCTCACCGAATTGGAAATTCACTACAAAAGAAACTACTCTCCTTTAAAGACACGTCAATTGTCGTTGACAACATACTAGGTGGGAATTTGGATGTTGTTACAAGCAAAACCAtaagttttcctaacaatgtCCAACCTACCTTCTTACGTATTCTATCGTCATTTAATGGGTTGTTGTTAGTTTGCAATGAACAGATTTGCTGTGAGCTGATCCTGTGGAATCCAACAACCAGGCGCTATAAGTTTTTGTCCGATGACTACTTTAATAATAGTCACGATCAAAACTCTGATACAGGTGAAATGTATTTTGATGAATCCAATGATCTGAAAGTGCTtcacatcagatgttaccgtaatGTAGTTACTGCTCGTGTTTACTCACGTCGTCGTGAGTCATGGAGAACAATAAATTTCTTAAGCGTAAATAATTATGGTTCAAGCAATTATTCATGGTCTCCCGGAATTTATTTCggcaaaaccatatatttcatggtttcaaattattggtatccacCAGGTGAGAGGAACATATTTGCTTTCGATGTTCTTCCTGAGACTTTTAGAATACTTCGTTTTCCCGAGAGTATGCaagtcaatccttgccaagggcattttttgaccaTTGCAAAGAAGCCGCATTTGATTGTCGTTGGAAAGTCTGATAAGCTAACTGCTAATTTGCTCaaatatgaagaagaaggctggatcAAGGTGTTTGCTTTCAATAATCCTTGTGTAGTTGATTATGTATATAGGCGCCAAAGGACCAATATAATTCAAAACAACAAGTGGCTGATAACAAGCATTGGGGGGGATATGGTTGAAGTTGATCTGATCAATGAAGTTttgaaatacctccaacatgttgacaactacaatggtCCGAAAGGAACATTATTTATCGAGACTACTATTTCACCTATCGATTAGAAATTATTATGTTGtattttactgaatggtgtttggTTTTTCaaactttgtttattatatagtatTTTTTATACTAATTTTGTGAGGAAGCAAGTAGCTTTAGAATGACTCACATCTACAATGAAAGGTAGGATTTAGACATATTTTATATAGTTAGCTCTGTTTGACACTTTCatgttttatataattagttatgttaaaattattaaccatgtttgttatttaaattaattaaataaatatttagggTTGAAAGTTTAAAAGCTTGTAATAGtggcaaaggtatgtttatgTTTTGAAACCTCTGTTTGTTATGAACAAATGTTTGAAAGTAAAagagtggttgatacatctgttgactttggtcaacagatagataaaaacagatgtttgaaaccactgttgggttaaaacagagttttgtggagaaaacagtggttgaaagcactgttgggttaaaacggtggtttaaaaccactgttgggttaaaacagtgttttgtggagaaagaacatgtttgaaaccactgttgagttaaaacagtgttttgtggagaAAGAACATGCTTGAATGCAAATGTTATTTCGTTCACAAAGATTAATAAATCATATATTTTCGTATTTTTTATAttctaaactttaagtatttaccGACTGACTTATCTATTTATAAATATAACCATATTCACCATTTATATGTGTTATGAATGTTTTTTTAAAAgccacccgtgtttgcacacgggtcttactgCTAGTATACTTAAAAGTAAACCATTGGGGGACATATGTCACCCCATGGTTTCACCACAGATGAATTTCACACCTAAAAGAAAGCAGCTAAATGTATAACCAGAATTCTAATGGATAGTCCACAAATCTCATTACTAACTTTCCTAATATACCTTTTttcaaggttggagaactcgctagtcgctagtcggccggtgaggtggggactagcgactactcgggattactcgggattaatAAGATCGGgaattttatatgtgtatttttttatttttatatactcACACATCCATAtcaatataataattaaaaagaTAAAAGTAGTTCAAAATTCAAACTAAACTTACATATAAGTCCATAGATGCCATAAATTAACTACACGTCTACACCAAAATCATCAGTTCGGTACAAATTTCACAAGAATACAGAGCTGATAACAATTAATCGGCATATTATTCATATAATCGGTCAACTGAAAATTATTAAACAACAATTACAGCATTCACTAATGTCTAACTATTTGTAAGAAACAACCTATAATCAGCCAACCGAAACTTATTTGTAACAAACTGTAATCGGCCAACTGTAATCGGCATATTATTCATATAATCAGTCCAATCAAACACTATAATCAGTCTATAATCGGGGAAATGTAATCAAATTATAATCGGCCAACTAATTAAACTATAACAAACAGAATTAAACTATAATCAACCATTAATCGGCCAACTAATTAAactattgtgacaaccctcataattacaggtatccgtacaataaattaatattaatttgtgcttaatgactgtgcttaactacaactgatgatataaactgctttatgatttatGTACCATACATACATGTgtatcacatttcatactgtcacaccatttattacatacaaactttagtgacatacttgatacACAAAGCACGGTTAGCACAGTTAGTGGATAACGCagaaatatactgacagtgccagtacatagacagacaatgttttgaggcccagtatgagccagagacaaggtactacactagtatggagtgtagggaagtaaggaccaaaaaactgcgtcactaggtgatagcttaagtgccggaaagtgcctaaaacacgctctaagtgcagaattctgcaatAATCAttaaaaatcagcattttaacatgctagtaacatgcaaaaatatggcaaaatggtcctgtatgctttcctaagtgtcgggaactAAAAGTGTCACgaaaagttacataaaggacaatatacggtataacttagcactttaatggatcggtatctaaccgaacaaccgaacattacccagaacactaaaatattgctaaaagcattgtttttatttttctgaaatagttatggttcccgaataCTTAAACATTCTACATAAAGCATCCTACACACTAAACATTAGATATAACATTTAACTTCCACTAATTACCTTTTACCATTTCAAATTAcaatttaacccccccccccatatatAATTTACGGCTCACTCATGTGGCCCCCACTCCAAGATTACTTAAAATCTCCTAAATATTACCATAATCTTCTCTTGGATTTAGTGTGATCTTGTATGTACTTCAAAGGACACTATACCCATTGGACATTAGAGATCTTGGATTATAAGTACACTTAACCATCACCTACATCTTCATCACCACTTCAACTCTTCTCCACTCCCTCTCTAAAGCTCGGCCGAACTACTATCCATACACCACCATTATTTTCGATTTTCATTCATCCAATCCAAGCTTCATACAAGGTGCACAAAGGTGATTTAGAAGGTGTGGAACtcacggatcttgaaggacctcctttacaagcttttatccacttctTTTTCTccattgttcttccctagcttcaagCTAGTAGTAAGACTTCTTTGATCTTTGTTTACTTcatgtttttagtggttaaaagatatattgtgatgaaaatcctaagaacactaaagaacatacaCTTAAATCTTGAAACATAAAGTTTACATAAGATGAAATATGG is from Helianthus annuus cultivar XRQ/B chromosome 9, HanXRQr2.0-SUNRISE, whole genome shotgun sequence and encodes:
- the LOC110875536 gene encoding putative F-box protein At5g50220, coding for MENIGFQMIVDEIFTRLPAKAIGRFKCVSKNFHRELSSHAFEMMHSHRIGNSLQKKLLSFKDTSIVVDNILGGNLDVVTSKTISFPNNVQPTFLRILSSFNGLLLVCNEQICCELILWNPTTRRYKFLSDDYFNNSHDQNSDTGEMYFDESNDLKVLHIRCYRNVVTARVYSRRRESWRTINFLSVNNYGSSNYSWSPGIYFGKTIYFMVSNYWYPPGERNIFAFDVLPETFRILRFPESMQVNPCQGHFLTIAKKPHLIVVGKSDKLTANLLKYEEEGWIKVFAFNNPCVVDYVYRRQRTNIIQNNKWLITSIGGDMVEVDLINEVLKYLQHVDNYNGPKGTLFIETTISPID